A region of Toxotes jaculatrix isolate fToxJac2 chromosome 23, fToxJac2.pri, whole genome shotgun sequence DNA encodes the following proteins:
- the LOC121177172 gene encoding lysophosphatidic acid receptor 6 isoform X2, with translation MCFTCVAMLGGSVLPVNMSNNTTHCPNVSTYEFNIFAVCTYSFISIVGLIFNLMALAFFFRHTKSRSQTIVYMTNLAIADTLLILTLPMRIYHHLGFTGLPQWLCDALGLVLKANMYGSIFLLTCICFDRCVAVSFPMAERVQKGRQKAPLICLGVWLFTFGASLPIYFSKLKENSNVTCYTCFESQPVYSTQPVVVSVTLFVGFGIPFVIMLICSWGLLRAVQQSTVAQTSLVDSRKIQRMVAASLLIFLLSFLPYHATLLFLCLHKNNISSSMLTAYQYSLIAACLNTVLDPIAYYFTTETFRRNVDISAVQRMFLLNSQSSEMGNRSRVPNSS, from the exons atgtgtttcacctgcgTCGCCATGCTTGGTGGATCAGTCTTACCT GTCAATATGTCCAACAACACCACTCACTGCCCCAACGTCAGCACATACGAGTTCAACATCTTTGCCGTGTGCACGTACTCCTTCATCTCCATCGTGGGcctcatttttaatttgatggcgctggccttttttttcagacacaccAAATCCAGATCACAAACCATTGTCTACATGACCAATCTGGCCATAGCGGACACACTGCTCATCCTCACGTTGCCCATGAGGATCTACCACCATCTAGGTTTCACTGGTCTTCCTCAGTGGCTGTGTGACGCCCTTGGTTTGGTCCTGAAGGCCAACATGTACGGCAGCATCTTCCTCCTTACTTGCATTTGCTTTGACCGTTGCGTGGCCGTCAGCTTTCCTATGGCAGAGCGTGTCcagaaagggagacagaaagcaCCTCTGATCTGTCTCGGAGTATGGTTGTTCACCTTCGGAGCCAGCCTGCCGATCTACTTCTCCAAACTCAAAGAAAATTCCAATGTGACATGTTACACGTGTTTTGAAAGCCAGCCAGTCTACTCTACACAACCTGTGGTGGTTTCAGTCACATTGTTTGTGGGGTTTGGGATTCCATTTGTAATTATGCTGATCTGCTCCTGGGGTTTGCTTCGTGCTGTCCAACAAAGCACTGTGGCCCAGACCAGCCTCGTGGACAGCAGAAAGATCCAGAGGATGGTTGCTGCCAGCCTTCTTATTTTCCTGCTCAGTTTCCTCCCGTACCATGCAACcctgcttttcctctgtctgcacAAAAACAATATATCATCCTCCATGCTGACTGCATACCAATATAGCCTGATAGCGGCATGCCTCAACACAGTACTAGATCCCATTGCATATTATTTCACCACAGAAACTTTCAGGAGGAATGTAGACATAAGTGCTGTTCAGAGAATGTTCCTTTTGAATAGTCAAAGTTCTGAAATGGGAAACAGGAGCAGAGTGCCAAACAGTAGCTAA
- the LOC121177172 gene encoding lysophosphatidic acid receptor 6 isoform X1 → MGTVISVSNRKESADVKSSVNMSNNTTHCPNVSTYEFNIFAVCTYSFISIVGLIFNLMALAFFFRHTKSRSQTIVYMTNLAIADTLLILTLPMRIYHHLGFTGLPQWLCDALGLVLKANMYGSIFLLTCICFDRCVAVSFPMAERVQKGRQKAPLICLGVWLFTFGASLPIYFSKLKENSNVTCYTCFESQPVYSTQPVVVSVTLFVGFGIPFVIMLICSWGLLRAVQQSTVAQTSLVDSRKIQRMVAASLLIFLLSFLPYHATLLFLCLHKNNISSSMLTAYQYSLIAACLNTVLDPIAYYFTTETFRRNVDISAVQRMFLLNSQSSEMGNRSRVPNSS, encoded by the coding sequence GTCAATATGTCCAACAACACCACTCACTGCCCCAACGTCAGCACATACGAGTTCAACATCTTTGCCGTGTGCACGTACTCCTTCATCTCCATCGTGGGcctcatttttaatttgatggcgctggccttttttttcagacacaccAAATCCAGATCACAAACCATTGTCTACATGACCAATCTGGCCATAGCGGACACACTGCTCATCCTCACGTTGCCCATGAGGATCTACCACCATCTAGGTTTCACTGGTCTTCCTCAGTGGCTGTGTGACGCCCTTGGTTTGGTCCTGAAGGCCAACATGTACGGCAGCATCTTCCTCCTTACTTGCATTTGCTTTGACCGTTGCGTGGCCGTCAGCTTTCCTATGGCAGAGCGTGTCcagaaagggagacagaaagcaCCTCTGATCTGTCTCGGAGTATGGTTGTTCACCTTCGGAGCCAGCCTGCCGATCTACTTCTCCAAACTCAAAGAAAATTCCAATGTGACATGTTACACGTGTTTTGAAAGCCAGCCAGTCTACTCTACACAACCTGTGGTGGTTTCAGTCACATTGTTTGTGGGGTTTGGGATTCCATTTGTAATTATGCTGATCTGCTCCTGGGGTTTGCTTCGTGCTGTCCAACAAAGCACTGTGGCCCAGACCAGCCTCGTGGACAGCAGAAAGATCCAGAGGATGGTTGCTGCCAGCCTTCTTATTTTCCTGCTCAGTTTCCTCCCGTACCATGCAACcctgcttttcctctgtctgcacAAAAACAATATATCATCCTCCATGCTGACTGCATACCAATATAGCCTGATAGCGGCATGCCTCAACACAGTACTAGATCCCATTGCATATTATTTCACCACAGAAACTTTCAGGAGGAATGTAGACATAAGTGCTGTTCAGAGAATGTTCCTTTTGAATAGTCAAAGTTCTGAAATGGGAAACAGGAGCAGAGTGCCAAACAGTAGCTAA